A segment of the Corylus avellana chromosome ca2, CavTom2PMs-1.0 genome:
GGAGGGGGAGGGCACTCCAACGCTCGAAAACCAGCCCGCATTCGACATCTTCGCCATCTCATCACTCGTTGCGCTCTGCTTCTCGGTCACCGCCGTGGTCATGTTCCTCGCCATCTTAACATCACGATACCAAGAGAGAGATTTTGGGAGGGACTTGCCGACAAAGCTCTTGGTAGGCTTGACGTCGCTGTTCGTTTCCATAGCGTCAATGCTCATCTCCTTCTGTGCGGGACATTTCTTTGTGCTAAAGGATAAGCTGCAATATGCAGCGTTTCCGTTGTATGCAGTGACGTGCTTGCCGGTCACGTTTTTTGCTGTGGCGCAGTTTCCGCTCTATTTTGATCTTATATGGGCTACATTCAAGAAGGTACCACAACGTAGCTACAAGGCGGTGCCTCTCTAAAGTGTttattcaatttgtttttttttttcttttgttttttgtcctgTGTTTTTGTGGGGTAACTGTGTTTGCGTTTAACGGAAAAGAAAAGTGTTgttatatgaaattatatacTAATGTTGGACTATAATTCTCTTGCTGGTTTTGTTTCTTGCGACCGTATGTGGTTAGTTTTAATTACTAATGAATGATGAGTTTTTGCTTAATTGTGTAACCTCTTGCTCTCAAAAGACATATACTCGTGGCCACAAACAATGAGGAAAAAGGAGATTAAATCAGAACATACCTCTTTTATGGGACtgaaatttgctacaaactaaTTTGTAGTTAATTTATACAAAACAATCGAATAAATTGACATATGCCccataactattaaaaaaacatgtgagaaacacattgTTCTTagtatgcgctcgatcgcaggtgtgcgcttgatcgcttCTGGTATACGCTCGATCGCATGAACAGAACGCAAGCTGTCCGCAGAATTGAAACAGAACAAATATATNNNNNNNNNNNNNNNNNNNNNNNNNNNNNNNNNNNNNNNNNNNNNNNNNNNNNNNNNNNNNNNNNNNNNNNNNNNNNNNNNNNNNNNNNNNNNNNNNNNNtgtataagactacaagtgaagtgatgattttgttgtaattttatttgtatattatatgatgtgtagatttgtagaaggtggccaacaagattttggtatatagcaatttttaatgctaaaatggccatggaaagggaaaaaaaaaatgtttaaaatgagaaaaaaaaatgtttaaagtgagcccaaaaccggcccaaacccggtccaaacccggcccaaaatcggtccaaagaaaaaagcccaaaaaaagcccaaaaaagcggttagaaaaaaagcggttattccaaagcggttaaccgctaaccgggcggttaaccgcctaggcggttaaccgctacccggttagcggaggcggttagtaaattttactaaccgcctaggcggttgcggttagcggttttagccactaaccactaaccgcaaccgctatttcacccctagcGTTAAGCTCTTGTTGTTTAGAGTGTAATACTCCAGATATTTTTCCATGAATGAGATGACGAAATTaggtcaacaattttttttattttttttaaaaaaaggttttgatgGTGTCCTTTCTAATAGTTTAAAATTAAgacatttattttatgatttgtgTGGAGATCATGAtttgaaattcttgaaaaagaacatgtgaattaatgaaaaatggtaAGATTCTTGACAATGCTAACTCATACAAAGAATAAACTATTTTCACTTACCGAAGCAAAAACTCATTAAAATTTGTTTAGGCATTTTTAGATGCCTCGACAAATCCTTTGAgtaaggctccgtttgtttcaacCTAACATAATTTatggaaaatgtttttcgtattttttgttgtttggtgcgacgtaaaataatagtcaacggaaaatattctCCGTTTGActgaaacatttttctttaattttcaaaaaatggtttccatttttaaaaaccataaaccattttttgagtttgaacatCTTATTTTCAAATCAATAGACCCAGTTCAAACCATGTCGGGACTTACTTGAGACCCTACTGGGACCCACCGAGCCCCTACCCGGGACCCGTCAGGACCCAACCAAGGCCCCACTATGACCCAACTGAGACCCGCACGAGACCTACCTTGGACCCAACTAGGACCTAGCCAGGACCCCACCGGGAAATGGTTGGAACACAGCCGAAACCTGACCGGAACTTAGTCGGgacatttttataattttttattttccatacATGCCAAACACCATAAAGTGTTTTtcactgaaaacattttctgacggaaaatattttacgtcaaaacaaacGAAATCTAAAAGAGAGCTTGGCTAATTCGGGTTAGGGTAGAGTTGTATGGGATATATATTGGCGTTTAAAGGTTCCATGGGTAATTGGAATGgattatatttgaataatttttaattaatagggATTAGAAAGCTTTGTCTGGACAATTGCAATTTGGAATTACAATTGTCGTTATTTGGAGCATAGTTATTCGAGAAAAGTTATTTTATAGTgaaattattatgaagaaattcGAGCTCTAACAAATTTTGTAAGAATCTTATATGCAGGTTTTGAGGAGAGACATATTTATAGCTAGCATAATGCTTATTTGGCATTTGGGCATGCTTTTATGGCCGGAATATTAGTTATACAAAAAGGATTGCGTCCATAGATATTTAAATTCTACAAATTATTGAATTATTATGTTCTAGTTTTGGTTATacttttatgatttttaaaaaaaatatttgacctatggaaaaaaataataataataattaacaattttttattttaaaaaaaaatattaaatcaataatcagaagaaaaaaaaaaggttaagtaAATGAAATTTGGGATCATACCTCGTACCACTTGATTTCCCACTGCATTTGCAATGCTGCACCAGGAATTAGCCATGGCTTATAGTCTCCAAGCTTTGCCGCCAGATGCAAGGCACTGTTTCCTTCGTTGTCTACCACTCGAAACACTGTGTCTTTTAAGATATTTCTTTTGAGCAGGAGTTTATATACATGCGGTTGCCTGTTCTCCACCGCCAACAACACTATATTCTTCTTCTCTGCATTCCTATCGTGTATGGCAACCGGAAAACGTTCCAGGATTTTCTCCACAATTTCAGTGATTCCGTTTTTAGCAGCAATTAATATGGGAGTTTCCCTCTTTTTCATTTCATGGTTTTTTCCCGTCCCTGCAGCCAATGACACAATGTGTAATGGGCTTTGATTAAACTGTTTACAACATTCAATTCATCGATTAAAGCAAACaaatttgtttttcctttacCGTTCAAAAGTTCATGTGGTTGCCTTTTCTGCACCGTCAACAACGTTAGACTCTTCTTGTCTGCATTCATGTCCTGTATGGCAACCGGAAAATGTTCCAGGATGCTCTTCGCAATTTTGGTGACACCACTTTTAGCTGTAATTAATATGGTAGTCTCGTTCTTTGCCCCTCCAGGGGGTTTGTTTATACCTGCAAACAACATTGTGCAGGTAAAGTAATGTTTGGCCTTTCATTAAATAGATTGCAATTATCATTGCtaagttttctcttttccttgtcaaaaattaaggtaaaactTATTTAAATCATTTGAATGCTAATATGAGCTATCAAGTTTAGTTTTGTTAATCTCAAGAGGTTAGTCTAATGTTTTTTCTAACTCGTGATCTGTTATGGAGTCATGAGTCATGACTTCCACTCCAATTACAAGTcatgaaatcaaatatattagaaaaatataagtagcagataaaaaatttgtacttctCTTGTACTGAAACTAGCACTAACTGATGTTGtttctgtattttctttctaaaagaactcaaaacaaatatagagagaaagagagaaaacacTTGAAATGTTGGGAATTATGCCCTAAATTTCAAATGATTTTATATCGATATTTATGTTGACATTCAAAGTTTGTAGTAAATATAAGTTGTTATTCACAGATTAAATTATTTGAGCATAAGACATAGTAGGAGAAAACTTCTTTTGTCACGTATCAGGGGTTATATTCATACAAGGTCATGCCATTCGAATTGAAGAATGCTGGAGCAACATATTAGAGGCTTGTGAAAACTATCAGATCCGTAAAAATGGAGAAGTCTACGTTGATGACATGTTTATTAAAAGCATCAAGGCACAACGTCACCTGTCTGATATGGAGGAAACATTTAGCATCTTGAGGGAAGTATAAGATGAAGTTCAATCCGGCAAAATGCGCATTTGGAGTCGCATATAGAAAATTCATAGGATTCATTATGTTCAGAAAAAGGATCGAAgcaaatttagagaaaattgcAACAATGCTAGAGATACAACCGCGCACAAAATGTGAAAGAGCTACAATCGCTCAACAGAAGAGTGGCTGCGTCAAGAGTTTCATCTCCAGATTAACAAATAAGTGTTTACCCAATTAACTAGGCTCTTCAACCTATGCTAGCGGCTGCACCCATTTTTCCCATTGTAGctgaaaatgattgatgtgtaTAAAGTTTTGAGCTTTTTGTACTAAAAagtggaaaataataataataataattgttttgcagtaattttatttttttggaaattctACATAAACAGTAACAAGCGAGAGGATGATGGGGTTTGCCAAACACTCCCTAGGATACTTGAGAGTTGGGATCATCAAATTAATGACAACCCTTACCTCCCTCGTTGAAATTAGGATTCACTCCAGTTTAAATGAACaagagaatatccagttagttataatggagaagtatttttgtcccgtcaaaaaatgaaaatacaaaaatactcctcaaatataactaactgaatatttttcagttcatttgaactagagaagATCCTATTCTACCTCGTAGAAGGAGCATGCTCGGCATTTAAGGCCGACCAACCCGTGATAAAGCGGAGTAGGGACAACTCTTTTGCCCAAGTCAATAATCAACTTTCTTAGGGCTACCACAAGCAACCCAACCACAAGACAACACGGAGCAAATAAGTACATGCCCACTTGTCCACTCAGCCAGGTAAACGGAGATATAGGAAGGAAGGTAAAGTCTTGCCCAATACGAAGGGCTCCTTAACTATTGGAGtttccaaagtttaaaaaatctcaatttcacctctcgagcttttaatttgatgtaatttacCCATTCCATTAGGGTTTGGCTTTAAACGAAcattaaaattgatgaaataacctttatatccctgaaacttttataaaatttcatatttaaccttaattttacattaaaaatttaaaagcacaAACTCCCACCCTCTTAAAAGTCTCTTGGGAGTTTTGTAAGCTAATCAGAAAGGACTAAAAAGGTTATATAGGGTATTTACCTTCTCCAGTCTTATCTTCACCCTCACTTTCCTTGCTCTTGTCTTTCTGTGTATTTGGCTCCTGCTCTTTCCAGAAAGTGGGGCTGTTGGTGACGCTGCCTTCAGCAATAGTATAAGGCCGTGTCTCGCCCTCTGTTGGCGATGTCACTTCTGGCGCAGGGGTCGTCCCAGTGTTAACATGATCTTCATACGAGGAAACACGTTGAAGAAGTTCATTCATGATCTGAACGGACCACGTGTGCTTCTCTTTCTTATCCTGTATCTTTCTTATCTTGGTAGATCCTTTTTAACATAATATACAAAGTACgataaataagaaacaaattaatGCATATTGTacacaagtatatatatttgtcgAATTAGaatcttctccattttatttgaactgaataatattcggtcagttagttatattggaaggatatttttgtctcttcaaAAAGTGAAGAGACAAAAATAATTCCTCTAATATCCAGAGGATCATGTTCCATATTTGTCAATGCCAGCATACATGTTAGCAACTTGAAAAAATTAGTGATTAAATATTTGTAATCAGTTTTTGTCATTGTATATAGCTCTTATACTTgctaatccatttaattttttttgttagcttGTCGGTCATAAAAACGATTACAAAGTAATGTCAATAACAGTTACAAGTAATGTCAAGAATACTTGGTTATATACCTTGTCCAAGAACGACCAGGAGTGCCTTGCATGCAAGCTTGACAAATTCAAAACAGGTGACGTAATTAGGTGGGAATAAGTGATCCCTCCAAGCTCCTGCATGTACGACACAGAACAACAAGTTTCAGAATGTTGATGGAGCTCACCTTcatctaaaaaattattaatgtggGGTTTCTCTCAAATTCTTGCATGTTGATGGAGCTCACCTTCATCTCTTTCAACTGGAATTGTTTGAGCTCCATTCTCTCCAATGGTTGTGACTggtaattaccaaaaaattatttgtactATTTAGCTGTAAAATGCATCTTGAAAACAGCAAGCAAAATCAAGCATTACATTTGAACGTGAAAGTAAAAGTATCAATTCAACAATTGCTCTTTGTTTTCCTTAATAATGTCTTATGCTCCATTTGTTTCAGtataaaatggttttcattggaaaatatttttttgggcgCATATATTTTCTtagaaattaaaacattttttttgtcgaaaacattttttgggATGCAtatggaaaatcacaaatatttattatattttcattcaatcatattaatctatgaaaatcaatatttcttcgtaacataaaaat
Coding sequences within it:
- the LOC132169060 gene encoding uncharacterized protein LOC132169060, which encodes MAGIEGEGERMIKNHELFHKAMRGDWDEVVKIYRSDKRAHKAKITKSGDTALHIAVSDDKEEIVEEVTAEIRANGEEGVEALKVKNEQGNTALHVAASMGSVGMCQCIAEVDKSLVGVRNEDGETPFFLAAVHGKKEAFLCLLRICGLGEGLLYSRRNDGETILHVAIAGDYFDLAFQIIHLFENLVDSVNQHGFTPLHLLAAKPSAFRSGSHFGRCQTIIYHCIFVDELKVEVSNCQPIVSRKNPNDRKDPCYPENYKTCANFFGLVGKAIPVALGLKGKKGAQNQTNADLERQKPRHSDHQPPKAETSTESTNNKNSGVFKDVTTIGENGAQTIPVERDEGAWRDHLFPPNYVTCFEFVKLACKALLVVLGQGSTKIRKIQDKKEKHTWSVQIMNELLQRVSSYEDHVNTGTTPAPEVTSPTEGETRPYTIAEGSVTNSPTFWKEQEPNTQKDKSKESEGEDKTGEGINKPPGGAKNETTILITAKSGVTKIAKSILEHFPVAIQDMNADKKSLTLLTVQKRQPHELLNGTGKNHEMKKRETPILIAAKNGITEIVEKILERFPVAIHDRNAEKKNIVLLAVENRQPHVYKLLLKRNILKDTVFRVVDNEGNSALHLAAKLGDYKPWLIPGAALQMQWEIKWYEV